One part of the Vidua chalybeata isolate OUT-0048 chromosome 11, bVidCha1 merged haplotype, whole genome shotgun sequence genome encodes these proteins:
- the CNEP1R1 gene encoding nuclear envelope phosphatase-regulatory subunit 1: MNSLDQAEDLKAFERRLTEYIACLQPATGRWRMILIVVSVCTATGAWNWLIDPETQKVSFFTSLWNHPFFTISCITLIGLFFAGIHKRVVAPSIIAARCRTVLAEYNMSCDDTGKLILKPRPHVQ; the protein is encoded by the exons atGAACTCCCTGGACCAGGCTGAGG ATCTCAAAGCTTTTGAAAGAAGACTTACTGAATACATTGCATGTTTGCAACCCGCTACAGGACGTTGGAGAA TGATTTTGATAGTGGTATCAGTCTGCACAGCAACTGGGGCTTGGAACTGGTTAATAGACCCAGAGACACAAAAG GTATCTTTTTTCACGTCACTTTGGAATCACCCATTTTTCACAATTAGCTGTATTACCCTAATAGGCTTGTTCTTTGCTGGAATACATAAAAGAGTGGTGGCACCATCAAT TATAGCAGCCCGATGCCGAACTGTTTTGGCAGAATATAATATGTCCTGTGATGAT actggaaaattaattttgaaaccTAGGCCTCATGTTCAATAA
- the HEATR3 gene encoding HEAT repeat-containing protein 3 yields MDPSLAVRETAAGALRNLSACGGFDVCDDMVTNDVMTPLVVLLKECSTGLDANQLSPKKCKGMNKNYIEDIANEAINLLWNICECNNTALCIFNKEGCLEAVLHYMKKFATNVDLAISVANCLQAVTEDNPDLLSSFNASAQQILETVMLSPESSMKHLLLRTLIAGTIWNIKDTIPPGSLGSTVNAILKIFSESLAIDAGETIIRMNEAEKNRLKLAVEAETEENMSDTTENCVLCEDDNMEEIPKGKLRRENDISDLLPSDKWELKEVTALLTAQQTALEIIVNMCCSEDPSDDEWEELSSSDESDLFMENSYNEGSGLLLSPLCLSDEVNSAFLNNLIPKKILEKTAFPNSVALDICTHNPSWKPLIKKLNAVQCRALTCLQSILLVSDVDCLGGASALQSLAQHLSQLIFSKTELPTDTEFLEAITSALRALLQTMASKNISQCMTPEQLLALCEAGIQSNNASVRVNVVSILGISGSVLAKGQDTAETLKMIGKFLLEVAMKESSLVVAGEALDALFDVFADGEEAERAALQIKLLPTLKEFQPVFRMRMRKEGKGQYSTDQLCVLDNVKMNLRRFIAYQETLGKTPT; encoded by the exons ATGGATCCCAGTTTAGCTGTGAGGGAGACAGCTGCAGGTGCTCTCCG aaATCTGAGTGCTTGTGGAGGATTTGATGTCTGTGATGACATGGTGACAAACGACGTCATGACACCCCTGGTTGTACTTTTGAAAGAG TGCAGCACTGGACTGGATGCTAACCAGCTCTCTCCAAAGAAATGCAAAGGGATGaacaaaaattatattgaagACATAGCCAATGAGGCTATTAATTTGCTGTGGAATATATG TGAATGCAACAATACTGCCCTATGCATATTCAATAAAGAAGGATGTCTGGAGGCTGTGTTACATTACATGAAGAAATTTGCCACAAATGTGGATCTGGCTATTTCAGTAG CAAACTGCTTGCAGGCAGTGACAGAAGATAATCCAGAtcttctttcttcatttaatGCTTCTGCACAACAAATACTGGAAACAGTGATGCTGAGTCCAGAGAGCAGCATGAAGCACCTCCTTCTGAGAACACTGATAGCAG GCACTATCTGGAATATAAAGGATACCATTCCACCAGGCAGCCTGGGAAGCACAGTTAATGCAATCCTGAAGATATTTTCAGAATCGTTGGCAATTGACGCTGGTGAAACAATTATTCGTATGaatgaagctgaaaaaaacaggTTAAAACTTGCTGTGGAAGCAGAAACTGAGGAAAACATGAGTGATACTACAGAAAACTGTGTTTTGTGTGAAGATGATAACATGGAAGAAATACCAAAAGGAAAactcagaagagaaaatgacatttcagaTTTACTTCCA tctgaTAAGTGGGAACTGAAAGAAGTGACAGCTTTACTGACGGCTCAGCAGACTGCTCTGGAAATCATTGTTAATATGTGCTGCAGCGAAG ATCCCTCCGATGATGAGTGGGAAGAACTCTCCAGCAGTGATGAGAGTGACTTGTTCATGGAAAACTCATACAACGAGGGGAgtgggctgctgctgtcacccctGTGCCTCTCTGATGAAGTTAATTCAGCATTTCTGAACAACCTCATTCCAAAGAAG ATTCTTGAAAAAACTGCTTTTCCGAACAGTGTTGCTCTAGACATCTGTACGCACAATCCGTCTTGGAAACCATTAATTAAAAA acTGAATGCAGTGCAGTGTCGAGCTTTAACGTGTCTTCAGAGCATTTTGTTGGTGTCAGATGTGGATTGTCTTGGGGGAGCTTCAGCACTTCAGTCCCTTGCACAGCATCTCTCACAGCTGATCTTTTCTAAAACAG AACTCCCTACAGACACAGAATTCCTGGAAGCTATAACCAGTGCTTTGAGGGCTCTCCTGCAAACAATGGCATCAAAGAACATCTCCCAG TGTATGactcctgagcagctcctggctttATGTGAGGCTGGTATTCAAAGCAACAATGCCAGTGTTAGAGTGAACGTGGTGAGCATCCTTGGAATTTCTGGCAGTGTCCTGGCAAAAGGACAAGATACAGCTGAAACACTGAAG ATGATTGGAAAATTTCTTCTTGAGGTTGCTATGAAGGAGTCTTCTCTTGTGGTAGCAGGGGAAGCCTTGGATGCACTTTTTGATGTATTTGCAGATggtgaagaagcagaaagggcAGCATTACAGATCAAGTTGCTTCCAACACTGAAGGAATTTCAGCCAGTGTTCAGAATGCGG ATGCGAAAAGAAGGCAAAGGACAATATAGTACAGATCAACTGTGTGTTCTTGACAATGTGAAAATGAATTTGAGAAGATTCATTGCATATCAGGAGACACTAGGGAAAACCCCAACTTGA